In the bacterium genome, one interval contains:
- the cysK gene encoding cysteine synthase A, giving the protein MNIAPDITHLIGHTPLVRLNRVTGDLPAEIVAKLESRNPAASVKDRIGLAMIEAAERDGRLAPGRNVLVEPTSGNTGIALAFVAAVKGYACVLVMPDTMSEERRVTLRAFGARVVLTPGADGMRGAVARAAALASEIPHAVVLGQFDNAANPAAHRATTAEEIWRDTGGRVDAVVAGVGTGGTLTGIAQALRARRRSFRAVAVEPAGSPVLSGGLPGRHRIQGLGAGFIPDILDPQLIDDIIPVDDEDAFVMARRLAREEGLLVGISSGAAVAAAVRYAGRPENARKLIVVIIPSFGERYLATELFAPYRYAGSDAVDDLVCADPPAADAVSPRRHGIAATSASRRFR; this is encoded by the coding sequence ATGAACATCGCCCCCGACATCACCCACCTGATCGGCCACACCCCCCTGGTCCGATTGAACCGGGTGACGGGCGATCTCCCCGCCGAGATCGTCGCCAAGCTCGAGAGCCGGAATCCCGCGGCCAGCGTGAAGGACCGGATCGGCCTGGCGATGATCGAGGCGGCGGAGCGTGACGGCCGGCTGGCGCCCGGCCGCAACGTGCTGGTCGAACCGACCAGCGGCAACACCGGCATCGCCCTCGCCTTCGTCGCCGCCGTCAAGGGCTATGCCTGCGTCCTGGTGATGCCCGACACGATGAGCGAGGAACGCCGCGTCACCCTGCGCGCCTTCGGCGCCCGCGTCGTGCTCACGCCCGGCGCCGACGGCATGCGCGGCGCCGTCGCCCGCGCCGCGGCGCTGGCGAGCGAGATTCCCCATGCCGTCGTCCTCGGCCAGTTCGACAACGCCGCCAATCCAGCCGCGCACCGCGCCACGACGGCGGAGGAGATCTGGCGCGACACCGGCGGCCGCGTCGACGCCGTGGTCGCCGGCGTCGGCACCGGCGGCACCTTGACCGGCATCGCCCAGGCGTTGCGCGCGCGCCGGCGCTCGTTCCGCGCCGTCGCCGTCGAGCCCGCCGGCAGCCCGGTGCTCTCCGGCGGCCTGCCGGGCAGACACCGCATCCAGGGCCTCGGCGCCGGATTCATCCCCGACATTCTCGACCCGCAACTGATCGACGACATCATCCCCGTCGACGACGAGGACGCCTTCGTCATGGCCCGACGCCTGGCGCGCGAGGAAGGCCTGCTGGTCGGGATCTCCTCGGGAGCGGCGGTCGCCGCCGCCGTGCGCTACGCCGGCCGGCCGGAGAACGCCCGCAAGCTGATCGTCGTCATCATTCCCAGCTTCGGCGAGCGCTACCTCGCCACCGAGCTCTTCGCCCCCTACCGCTATGCGGGCAGCGACGCAGTGGATGATCTGGTGTGCGCTGACCCGCCGGCCGCCGATGCCGTGTCGCCGCGACGGCACGGCATCGCGGCCACCTCCGCCAGCAGGAGATTCCGATGA
- the cadA gene encoding cadmium-translocating P-type ATPase produces MSTDRDPVCGMRVDPAAPRGGTFTHAGVTYGFCNPRCREKFAVDAARYLRPPEAPAGARAPAAASRYTCPMDPEVVADHPGPCPRCGMALEPLRPAAPTVRGEWTCPMHPEIVRDAPGSCPICGMALEPRTVGALAEANPELDDMRRRFRWCVPPALAVFALSMSEMLPGRPLQHALGSATSWLQMLIATPVVLWGGWPFFQRGAASLRSRHFNMFTLIAIGTGVAWLYSVVATLAPALFPPAFHAHGGVAVYFEAAAVIVVLVQLGQVLELRARSQTSSALRALLGLAPVTARRLAEDGGEADVPLDQVAVGDRLRVRPGEKVPVDGVVLDGRSSLDESMLTGEPIPVEKQAGDRITGGTVNGTGSLVMRAERVGADTLLSRIVQMVGEAQRSRAPIQRLADVVAGWFVPAVLLTSLVTFVVWAWLGPEPRLAHALVNAVAVLIIACPCALGLATPMSIMVGTGRGAQAGVLIRNAEALEVLERVDTLVLDKTGTLTEGKPRVVRVMPAPGAREGEVIALVAALELASEHPLAAAIVAYARQQGIDVRGRATEVETTPGEGIRGLVDGRRVAVGTTRLFARLGIDDAPLRVMQSNLDNRGVTTALVAVDGDAAAVLAIQDPIKASTPDAVRALHAEGVRLHMVSGDRKAVAGQAARELGLDAVDAEVLPQDKAAIVARLRAEGRRVAMAGDGVNDAPALAAADVGIAMGTGSDVAIESAGVTLVQGDLRGIAKARRLSRATMSNIRQNLFFAFAYNTLGVPIAAGALYPLFGLLLSPMIAAAAMTFSSVSVITNALRLRRVAL; encoded by the coding sequence ATGAGCACCGATCGCGATCCCGTCTGCGGCATGCGCGTCGACCCCGCCGCGCCCAGGGGCGGGACGTTCACCCACGCCGGCGTCACCTACGGCTTCTGCAACCCGCGCTGCCGCGAGAAATTCGCCGTCGATGCCGCGCGCTACCTGCGGCCGCCCGAGGCACCGGCGGGGGCGCGCGCGCCGGCTGCCGCGTCCCGCTACACCTGCCCGATGGATCCCGAGGTGGTCGCCGATCACCCCGGGCCCTGCCCGCGGTGCGGCATGGCGCTCGAACCGCTGCGGCCCGCGGCGCCGACGGTCCGCGGCGAGTGGACGTGCCCGATGCATCCGGAGATCGTCCGCGACGCGCCCGGGAGCTGCCCGATCTGCGGCATGGCGCTCGAGCCGCGCACCGTCGGCGCGCTCGCGGAGGCGAACCCGGAGCTCGACGACATGCGGCGCCGCTTCCGCTGGTGCGTGCCGCCGGCGCTGGCGGTGTTCGCGCTGTCCATGTCGGAGATGCTGCCCGGCCGGCCGCTGCAGCACGCGCTCGGAAGCGCCACGAGCTGGCTGCAGATGCTGATCGCCACGCCGGTGGTGCTGTGGGGCGGCTGGCCGTTCTTCCAACGCGGCGCCGCGTCGCTGCGCTCGCGCCACTTCAACATGTTCACCCTGATCGCCATCGGCACCGGCGTCGCCTGGCTCTACAGCGTCGTGGCCACCCTGGCGCCGGCGCTGTTTCCGCCCGCCTTCCACGCTCACGGCGGCGTCGCGGTCTACTTCGAGGCGGCGGCGGTCATCGTCGTCCTCGTGCAGCTCGGCCAGGTGCTGGAGCTGCGGGCCCGCAGCCAGACCAGCAGCGCCCTCCGCGCCCTGCTCGGGCTGGCGCCGGTGACGGCGCGGCGGCTCGCCGAGGACGGCGGCGAGGCCGACGTGCCGCTCGATCAGGTGGCGGTCGGCGATCGCCTGCGCGTCCGCCCGGGCGAGAAGGTGCCGGTGGACGGCGTCGTGCTCGACGGCCGCAGCAGCCTCGACGAGTCGATGCTCACCGGCGAGCCGATCCCGGTGGAGAAGCAGGCCGGCGATCGGATCACCGGCGGCACGGTCAACGGCACCGGCAGCCTGGTCATGCGCGCCGAGCGGGTCGGCGCCGACACGCTGCTGTCGCGCATCGTGCAGATGGTCGGCGAAGCGCAGCGCAGCCGGGCGCCGATCCAGCGCCTGGCGGACGTCGTCGCCGGCTGGTTCGTGCCGGCGGTGCTGCTGACATCGCTGGTCACCTTCGTCGTCTGGGCCTGGCTCGGGCCGGAGCCGCGCCTGGCGCACGCGCTGGTCAACGCCGTCGCCGTGCTGATCATCGCCTGCCCGTGCGCCCTCGGTCTGGCGACCCCCATGTCGATCATGGTCGGCACCGGGCGCGGCGCCCAGGCCGGGGTGCTCATCCGCAACGCCGAAGCGCTCGAGGTGCTGGAGCGCGTCGACACGCTGGTGCTGGACAAGACCGGCACCCTGACCGAGGGGAAGCCGCGCGTGGTGCGGGTGATGCCGGCTCCGGGCGCGCGCGAGGGCGAGGTCATCGCCCTGGTCGCCGCGCTCGAGTTGGCGAGCGAGCACCCCCTGGCGGCGGCGATCGTCGCCTACGCGCGGCAGCAGGGCATCGACGTCCGCGGCCGGGCGACGGAGGTCGAGACCACGCCGGGCGAGGGCATCCGCGGCCTGGTCGACGGCCGGCGGGTCGCCGTCGGCACGACGCGCCTGTTCGCCCGGCTCGGCATCGACGACGCGCCGCTGCGGGTCATGCAGTCCAATCTCGACAATCGAGGGGTGACGACGGCGCTGGTCGCCGTGGACGGCGACGCCGCAGCGGTGCTGGCGATCCAGGATCCCATCAAGGCATCGACCCCGGATGCGGTCCGCGCGTTGCACGCCGAGGGGGTGCGCCTGCACATGGTGAGCGGCGATCGCAAGGCCGTCGCCGGGCAGGCCGCCCGCGAGCTCGGGCTCGATGCGGTGGACGCCGAGGTGCTGCCGCAGGACAAGGCGGCGATCGTCGCCCGCCTGCGCGCCGAGGGCCGCCGCGTCGCCATGGCGGGCGACGGCGTCAACGACGCCCCGGCGCTGGCCGCCGCCGACGTCGGCATCGCCATGGGCACCGGCTCCGACGTGGCGATCGAGAGCGCCGGCGTGACGTTGGTGCAGGGCGACCTGCGCGGCATCGCCAAGGCGCGCCGCCTCAGCCGCGCGACCATGAGCAACATCCGCCAGAACCTCTTCTTCGCCTTCGCCTACAACACCCTCGGGGTGCCGATCGCGGCCGGCGCGCTGTATCCGCTGTTCGGCCTGCTGTTGAGCCCGATGATCGCCGCCGCGGCGATGACCTTCTCATCGGTCTCGGTGATCACCAACGCCCTGCGTCTGCGCCGGGTGGCGCTCTGA
- a CDS encoding 4Fe-4S binding protein yields MARRQGAERARWAAAQPDRPGEDCKAAPGTWRPQVDHARCEGKRDCLEVCPYDVFEVRVIDDADYRQLSWLARLKSTAHRWQTAYTPRADRCQACGLCVVACPEDAIRLERA; encoded by the coding sequence ATGGCACGACGACAGGGGGCGGAGCGGGCGCGTTGGGCGGCGGCACAGCCCGACCGGCCGGGCGAGGACTGCAAGGCGGCGCCGGGAACCTGGCGGCCGCAGGTCGACCACGCCCGCTGCGAAGGCAAGCGCGACTGCCTCGAGGTCTGCCCCTACGACGTGTTCGAGGTGCGGGTCATCGACGACGCCGACTACCGCCAGCTCTCCTGGCTCGCCCGCCTCAAGTCGACGGCGCATCGCTGGCAGACCGCCTACACGCCGCGCGCCGACCGCTGCCAGGCGTGCGGCCTCTGCGTCGTCGCATGCCCCGAGGACGCCATCCGCCTCGAACGCGCGTGA